A single Natrinema pellirubrum DSM 15624 DNA region contains:
- a CDS encoding glycosyltransferase translates to MKIGFFTDSYFPEIDGVTYTIKLWREELERKGHEVYVIYPDGDYDPGEREVPVKSVSNPFYPGYRIPLTRRPSTLPDLDVVHCHGPAPIGLLGRYYARKHDLPSIYTHHTPLEEYFHQNVKFESVANALSKLYVPFENAFLEGFDIVTASTERIDRNVEHVQLPVGIDMDFFQRTDEDWYPDRTVIGYSGRLSMEKNVSEILRVAEKLPEYDFVIVGDGPYRAPLERDAPDNVEVRGFLPREDLPTFYSSIDVFLTASTADTLGLSTLEANACGTPVAATDVLPFEQTIGADNGERFAYGDLEAMVDAIETCLETDRDTRAAVERYSVEYTMDHLEQLYHNVPLSKDESPVDADAPWRFSDEERS, encoded by the coding sequence ATGAAGATCGGATTTTTCACGGACAGCTACTTTCCCGAAATCGACGGCGTAACGTACACGATCAAACTGTGGCGCGAGGAGTTAGAACGCAAAGGTCACGAGGTCTACGTCATTTATCCCGATGGCGACTACGACCCCGGCGAGCGCGAGGTCCCCGTCAAATCGGTGTCGAACCCGTTCTACCCCGGCTATCGGATTCCCCTCACTCGGCGGCCGTCGACGCTGCCCGACCTCGACGTCGTCCACTGTCATGGACCGGCCCCTATCGGTCTGTTGGGTCGGTATTACGCCCGCAAACACGATCTGCCGTCGATCTATACGCACCACACCCCCCTCGAGGAGTACTTCCACCAGAACGTCAAGTTCGAGTCGGTCGCAAACGCTCTCTCGAAACTGTACGTTCCCTTCGAGAACGCCTTCCTCGAGGGGTTCGACATCGTCACCGCCTCGACCGAGCGGATCGACCGGAACGTCGAACACGTCCAACTCCCGGTCGGCATCGACATGGACTTTTTCCAGCGGACCGACGAGGACTGGTACCCCGACCGAACGGTGATCGGCTACAGCGGCCGGCTCAGTATGGAGAAAAACGTCAGCGAGATCCTCCGGGTCGCCGAGAAACTGCCCGAGTACGACTTCGTGATCGTCGGTGACGGGCCGTACCGGGCCCCCCTCGAGCGGGACGCCCCCGACAACGTCGAGGTCCGCGGATTCCTCCCGCGCGAGGACCTGCCGACCTTCTACTCCTCGATCGATGTCTTCCTGACCGCCTCGACCGCCGACACCCTCGGGCTCTCGACGCTCGAGGCCAACGCCTGTGGCACCCCCGTCGCGGCCACCGACGTGTTGCCCTTCGAGCAGACAATCGGCGCTGACAACGGCGAACGGTTCGCGTACGGCGACCTCGAGGCGATGGTCGACGCCATCGAGACCTGTCTCGAGACCGACCGCGACACCCGTGCGGCGGTCGAACGGTACTCGGTCGAGTACACGATGGACCACTTAGAGCAGTTGTATCACAACGTGCCGCTATCGAAAGACGAGTCGCCTGTCGACGCCGACGCGCCGTGGCGCTTCTCCGACGAAGAACGGAGCTAG
- a CDS encoding glycosyltransferase family 4 protein, protein MKISHYFELEDHVTGGISESVAHQRAMLDQLGLQYTTEPTLEADVFHCNLMGPRSVWYARRARSKGIPVVANTHVTAEDFGDSFRFTNALAKPLKPYLRWAYGLADALVCPSEYNQGLIEGYTDTPTTVISNGVDRGKLEGFDSLEAEYRDRYDLESPTVFLVGHVIKRKGLETFVELARRLPDMDFAWFGPLDLSLKGRETTQLIENAPENCTFTGFIDDIRGAYAAGDIFCFPTHEENEGIALLEAMAAGKPVLVRDIETFSWLEDGADCLKASGDGVAPFVDALERLRDPALRDRLGSNAADRSEAFSLEAVANQYQSLYTAVTP, encoded by the coding sequence ATGAAGATCAGCCACTACTTCGAACTCGAGGACCACGTCACCGGGGGCATCAGCGAGTCCGTCGCTCATCAGCGGGCGATGCTCGACCAGTTGGGGCTGCAGTACACGACCGAACCGACCCTCGAGGCCGACGTGTTTCACTGTAACCTCATGGGCCCGCGCTCGGTCTGGTACGCGCGGCGGGCCCGCTCGAAGGGAATTCCGGTCGTCGCGAACACCCACGTCACCGCCGAGGACTTCGGCGACAGCTTTCGCTTTACGAACGCGCTCGCTAAACCGCTGAAACCGTACCTGCGGTGGGCCTACGGGCTCGCCGACGCTCTGGTCTGTCCCTCCGAGTACAATCAGGGGCTGATCGAGGGCTACACCGATACCCCGACGACCGTCATCTCGAACGGCGTCGACCGCGGGAAACTCGAGGGGTTCGACTCCCTCGAGGCCGAGTACCGCGACCGATACGACCTCGAGTCGCCGACCGTCTTCCTGGTCGGTCACGTCATCAAGCGCAAGGGCCTCGAGACGTTCGTCGAACTGGCGCGGCGGCTACCCGACATGGACTTCGCGTGGTTCGGGCCACTCGATCTCTCTCTGAAGGGTCGGGAGACGACGCAACTGATCGAGAACGCACCGGAAAACTGCACGTTCACCGGCTTCATCGACGACATCCGGGGGGCCTACGCGGCGGGCGATATCTTCTGTTTCCCGACCCACGAGGAAAACGAGGGGATCGCGCTGCTGGAGGCGATGGCCGCCGGCAAACCGGTGCTGGTCCGGGACATCGAGACCTTCTCGTGGCTCGAGGACGGCGCGGACTGTCTCAAGGCGTCGGGCGACGGCGTCGCGCCGTTCGTCGACGCCCTCGAGCGGCTTCGGGATCCCGCCCTCCGGGACCGACTCGGATCGAACGCGGCCGACCGCAGCGAGGCGTTCTCCCTCGAGGCGGTCGCGAACCAGTACCAGTCGCTGTACACGGCGGTGACACCATGA